Proteins from a genomic interval of Paenibacillus lentus:
- a CDS encoding AEC family transporter, translating to MIIEIIMDVVLPIFVLIGLGALMHRAFQLNLYTLAKINFYYITPAVVFLSMYESSMSPALLGSVTLFYVLYVVLLYGVSSIVSWKRKFKPGMKAAFTNSLILDNSGNYGLPINQLAFKGDPLATSIQALVMTFQSLVTFTYGVISVQRAKSDGTLKAALIGFLKMPVPYALVLGLIFHVFRWPLPEFAAKPLGYIADSMVSIALLTLGAQIIQYLLRLDRLDVYISVFLRLLIGPAIGFLLIYALGLKGIPAQALLIASGMPTGVNSTILAEEYDNEPDFASQTVLISTVLNIITITALISLSKFVG from the coding sequence TAATAATGGATGTAGTTCTGCCTATATTTGTGCTTATAGGACTTGGCGCGCTTATGCATCGTGCTTTTCAACTAAATTTATATACTTTAGCGAAAATAAACTTTTATTACATTACTCCTGCGGTCGTGTTCCTGAGTATGTACGAATCCAGCATGTCCCCTGCATTGCTGGGGAGCGTCACCTTATTTTATGTGCTATATGTTGTGCTGCTCTATGGCGTCAGCTCTATTGTTAGTTGGAAAAGAAAATTCAAACCGGGAATGAAAGCCGCGTTCACGAATAGTCTCATTCTAGACAATTCAGGCAATTATGGACTCCCGATCAATCAGCTCGCGTTCAAAGGCGATCCTCTAGCAACGTCCATTCAGGCCTTGGTCATGACTTTCCAAAGCCTGGTGACCTTTACCTATGGCGTAATATCCGTTCAGCGGGCTAAATCAGATGGCACACTAAAAGCAGCGTTGATTGGATTTCTCAAAATGCCCGTACCGTATGCCCTTGTACTTGGGCTTATTTTTCACGTCTTTCGTTGGCCATTGCCTGAATTTGCTGCCAAGCCCCTAGGCTATATTGCCGATTCCATGGTCAGTATTGCACTGCTGACGCTTGGTGCTCAAATCATCCAATATCTTTTGCGCCTGGATCGGTTAGATGTTTATATCAGCGTCTTTTTAAGACTACTCATTGGCCCAGCCATTGGATTTTTACTTATCTATGCACTTGGTTTAAAAGGGATTCCTGCACAAGCCCTGCTTATCGCTTCTGGTATGCCAACAGGTGTAAATAGCACTATACTCGCGGAAGAATATGATAATGAACCTGACTTTGCCTCCCAAACCGTGCTCATTTCAACGGTGTTGAACATCATTACGATTACGGCCTTGATCTCGCTATCTAAATTTGTTGGCTGA
- a CDS encoding reverse transcriptase domain-containing protein, whose protein sequence is MRLTTPKEKVQQLQEKLGHAAKENKKRKFHALYDKIHREDILREGCYSDNINEEKLMKLVKMRISDRRILEFVRKWLGAGVMEEGSIRRSDLGTPQGGVISPMLANIYLNYFDLLWKRHGSQVRGWVPPSLSL, encoded by the coding sequence ATGAGGCTAACAACACCAAAGGAAAAAGTTCAACAACTCCAAGAGAAGCTAGGTCATGCAGCCAAGGAGAACAAGAAGCGTAAATTCCACGCACTGTATGACAAGATCCACAGAGAAGATATATTAAGGGAAGGTTGCTACTCCGACAACATCAATGAAGAGAAGCTTATGAAGCTGGTTAAAATGCGAATCAGTGACAGGCGAATCTTGGAGTTCGTGAGGAAGTGGTTAGGTGCGGGGGTCATGGAGGAAGGGAGCATCAGGCGCTCAGATTTAGGTACGCCGCAAGGTGGAGTCATCTCCCCCATGTTGGCAAACATCTACCTAAATTACTTTGATCTCTTGTGGAAAAGACATGGTAGTCAGGTTAGGGGCTGGGTTCCGCCCAGCCTTTCACTCTAG